In one window of Candidatus Melainabacteria bacterium DNA:
- a CDS encoding peptidoglycan DD-metalloendopeptidase family protein: protein MKNKILILILVAILPSSYQALAQDKINIYETVLDELSDVVTKINSPTNKYLKVIRGDLESIKKSITDMLENPTTFCNEIITEAADIINSTISDADKKVCKKKRTTKCIPKTLYDEIVPILEKVSDELHEDSDENSFLDICEDFNHPLGCLINDGGKEVEIGTTNNDTEITLCNSNEKIKSNDIFQSNTLVLSSTTKIDSDSDVGNIEMYKYSLNSSDLYFAKNTSLLPIEVKVELNAGSTNVTVDIPQTISLLPKEERFVFKVCATNPSKAWNYEYSFMLAQGFSTSTHTANGKYFLPFKGGESYEVVQGETGSFSHFGDFLYSIDFDLLEGTEFTAMRDGIVTFVKEGSNEGGADQSFLGKANFIWVLQPDYSIARYVHLKQDGAIVNVGDKVKVGDVLGYSGNTGFTSGPHLHVQVVVPKGFNGEEKIPIRFKGIDGALTDGSTYTAFPMCGK from the coding sequence ATGAAGAACAAAATTCTTATTTTAATTCTAGTAGCTATATTACCTAGCTCTTATCAAGCACTTGCACAAGATAAAATAAATATCTATGAAACAGTTTTGGATGAATTAAGTGATGTTGTAACAAAAATAAATTCGCCTACAAATAAATATTTAAAGGTTATAAGAGGAGATCTTGAATCTATTAAAAAATCAATAACAGATATGCTTGAAAATCCAACAACTTTTTGTAATGAAATTATTACTGAAGCAGCAGATATTATAAATAGTACAATCAGTGACGCTGATAAAAAAGTTTGCAAAAAAAAAAGAACTACTAAATGTATACCTAAAACTTTATACGATGAGATTGTACCTATATTGGAAAAAGTGAGTGATGAGTTGCATGAAGACTCAGATGAAAATTCTTTTCTTGATATTTGTGAGGATTTTAATCATCCTTTAGGATGTTTAATTAATGATGGAGGAAAAGAAGTAGAAATTGGAACCACAAACAATGATACTGAAATTACACTATGTAACTCAAATGAAAAAATTAAATCTAATGATATTTTTCAAAGCAACACATTAGTTCTATCATCAACAACTAAAATTGATAGTGACTCTGATGTGGGTAACATTGAAATGTATAAATATTCACTCAATAGTAGTGATTTGTACTTTGCAAAAAATACCTCGCTTCTCCCTATTGAGGTGAAAGTTGAACTAAATGCAGGTAGTACAAATGTTACTGTAGATATTCCTCAAACCATTTCTCTTTTGCCTAAGGAAGAAAGATTTGTATTTAAAGTTTGTGCTACAAATCCGAGCAAAGCATGGAACTATGAATATAGTTTCATGCTTGCACAAGGTTTTTCTACAAGTACACATACAGCTAATGGAAAATATTTTTTACCATTTAAAGGAGGTGAGAGTTATGAAGTAGTCCAAGGCGAAACAGGTTCTTTCTCTCACTTTGGCGACTTTTTATACTCGATTGATTTTGATCTTTTAGAAGGGACAGAATTTACTGCAATGAGAGATGGAATAGTAACCTTTGTTAAAGAAGGTTCAAATGAAGGAGGAGCAGATCAATCTTTTCTAGGTAAGGCTAATTTCATCTGGGTTTTACAGCCTGATTATTCAATAGCAAGATATGTTCACTTAAAGCAGGATGGAGCAATTGTTAATGTAGGTGATAAAGTTAAAGTTGGTGATGTACTTGGATATTCTGGCAACACAGGTTTTACAAGTGGACCTCATTTACATGTTCAAGTTGTTGTACCAAAAGGATTTAATGGGGAAGAAAAAATCCCAATACGGTTTAAAGGTATAGACGGTGCATTAACAGATGGTTCAACATACACTGCGTTTCCGATGTGTGGAAAGTAG
- a CDS encoding pyridoxal-phosphate dependent enzyme: MAVRTLNLPTITGIEAARDRLKKYLLKTPLLHSTSLSNLTGAKVYIKYENCNPTNAFKVRGGINFVCKLIDEIGIEALRATPLLAGSTGNHGQSIAYAGNLFNLPVIIACPCGSNPSKVQAIKDFGAKVIFYGKDVFETWEYCKKLAREERYYYVHSVEQRELFEGVGTIGLEVYEDLPEVDCFITAVGGGSGVCGSAIALKEKSSVGACCSKPLPKIYGVQSTGAPAVHDSFKQKKLITYPNLNTFAEGLATRNVYPYAYEIMQKYVDDIFLVSDEELKAAILLLLEHCHTLAEGAGAVSLAGLIKNKEIFQGKKVVCVLTGSNLQIDILREILLNRF, from the coding sequence ATGGCTGTTAGAACATTAAATCTGCCAACAATTACAGGTATTGAAGCTGCTAGAGATAGACTAAAAAAATATCTCTTAAAAACTCCTCTTTTACATTCAACTTCATTAAGTAATTTGACTGGTGCAAAAGTATACATAAAGTATGAGAATTGTAATCCAACCAATGCATTTAAAGTTCGTGGTGGAATTAATTTTGTTTGTAAATTAATCGATGAGATTGGTATAGAGGCATTGCGCGCAACGCCTCTACTGGCAGGCTCTACAGGTAATCATGGTCAATCAATTGCCTATGCAGGAAATTTATTTAATCTGCCTGTTATAATTGCATGTCCTTGCGGATCAAATCCATCGAAGGTACAAGCAATTAAAGATTTTGGTGCAAAAGTGATTTTTTATGGGAAAGATGTTTTTGAAACATGGGAGTATTGTAAAAAATTAGCTCGTGAAGAAAGATATTACTATGTTCATTCAGTTGAACAACGAGAACTTTTTGAAGGAGTAGGAACTATTGGGCTTGAAGTATATGAAGACTTGCCTGAGGTAGATTGTTTTATAACTGCTGTTGGCGGAGGAAGTGGAGTTTGTGGTTCAGCAATTGCTTTAAAAGAAAAATCCTCTGTAGGGGCTTGCTGCAGCAAGCCCCTACCTAAGATTTATGGTGTTCAATCAACAGGTGCACCAGCTGTTCATGATAGCTTTAAACAAAAAAAATTAATTACTTATCCAAATTTAAATACTTTTGCAGAAGGATTAGCTACAAGAAATGTTTATCCATATGCATATGAAATTATGCAAAAATATGTAGACGATATTTTTCTTGTAAGTGATGAAGAACTTAAAGCTGCAATTTTACTTTTACTGGAACATTGTCATACTCTTGCTGAAGGTGCAGGAGCTGTTTCACTAGCAGGTCTAATTAAGAACAAAGAAATTTTTCAAGGCAAAAAAGTAGTTTGTGTTTTAACTGGCTCTAATTTACAGATAGATATTTTAAGAGAAATATTACTCAACAGGTTCTAG
- a CDS encoding fumarylacetoacetate hydrolase family protein has product MQNQHFVLCRFQIPYYNEPKVGLVLDREEGVIGDLTPKGINSIEQLAKMSSGHMLQELRLLSKTKLQRFDEGRCAGFLTPIGEKQSVWAAGVTYKNSVLAREEESGSNIYANVYHDERPEEFPKALSGRDVVSPYDTIGIRSDSDWNVPEPELVIVFNSKGGIVGYTIGNDVSSRDIEGKNPLYLPQAKVYENSFAAGPVLVVGPKEEEVKTWKVNLKIYRNGETIFNGESTVGNMNRTFTELRDCLFNYSSDFHYGVALSTGTDLVPGTPEKRFTLEPDDLVEISISVIGTLKNRVGVIRPRTDLEPVE; this is encoded by the coding sequence ATTCAGAATCAACATTTTGTTTTATGTCGTTTTCAAATCCCTTATTATAATGAACCAAAAGTAGGATTAGTTTTAGATAGAGAGGAAGGTGTAATTGGAGATTTAACACCTAAAGGAATTAACTCCATAGAACAGTTAGCAAAAATGAGTTCAGGACACATGTTACAAGAACTTAGATTACTTTCAAAAACTAAACTACAAAGATTTGACGAAGGACGGTGTGCAGGTTTTTTAACTCCAATTGGTGAAAAACAGTCTGTATGGGCAGCAGGAGTTACCTATAAAAACAGTGTTCTTGCAAGAGAAGAAGAATCAGGTAGCAACATTTATGCAAATGTTTACCATGACGAGCGTCCTGAAGAATTTCCAAAAGCATTAAGTGGAAGAGATGTTGTAAGTCCTTATGACACAATTGGCATTCGTAGTGATTCAGACTGGAATGTTCCTGAACCAGAGCTTGTCATTGTTTTTAATTCAAAAGGTGGAATAGTTGGCTATACAATTGGAAATGATGTAAGCTCACGTGATATTGAAGGCAAGAATCCTCTTTATTTACCTCAAGCAAAAGTGTATGAAAATTCATTTGCAGCAGGTCCTGTTTTAGTTGTTGGTCCAAAAGAAGAAGAAGTAAAAACATGGAAGGTTAATTTAAAAATTTATAGAAATGGAGAAACTATTTTTAATGGGGAAAGTACAGTTGGAAACATGAATCGTACTTTTACAGAGCTTAGAGACTGTCTTTTTAACTATAGTTCTGACTTCCACTATGGTGTAGCTCTTTCTACAGGGACAGATCTTGTACCAGGGACACCAGAAAAAAGATTTACTCTGGAGCCTGATGATTTAGTTGAAATAAGTATTAGTGTAATAGGTACTTTAAAAAATAGAGTTGGAGTAATTAGGCCAAGGACAGATCTAGAACCTGTTGAGTAA
- a CDS encoding response regulator transcription factor, with amino-acid sequence MPNKILLVDDEVNLIDPVAYNLKQKGYDTITTYDGKSALEAFRREQPDLVILDWTLPDIQGVDILKQIREEQDFTPVIMLTGRTAKEDIVEGLTAGADDYVTKPFTWEELFARVGSVLRRAQQVSQTPGKRLRFGDIIMDTASHRVWLADKELSLSPREYALLEIFMNNPRRVYSRDDLIERVWGLDYDGDTKTVDVHICWLRQKLEEDPARPKVLQTVRGFGYRLGG; translated from the coding sequence ATGCCAAACAAAATTTTGTTAGTTGATGATGAGGTAAATTTAATTGACCCAGTTGCATATAACTTAAAGCAAAAAGGGTATGACACCATAACTACATACGATGGAAAAAGTGCTCTTGAAGCATTTAGAAGAGAACAACCTGATTTAGTAATTTTGGACTGGACACTCCCAGATATACAAGGTGTAGATATATTAAAACAAATTCGTGAAGAACAAGATTTTACTCCTGTAATCATGCTTACAGGGAGAACTGCAAAAGAAGATATTGTTGAAGGACTTACTGCTGGTGCAGATGATTATGTAACTAAGCCATTTACATGGGAAGAACTTTTTGCAAGAGTTGGATCAGTACTAAGACGAGCTCAACAAGTTTCTCAAACGCCAGGCAAAAGGCTTCGCTTTGGTGACATTATAATGGACACTGCAAGTCATCGTGTTTGGTTAGCTGATAAAGAACTTTCACTCTCACCAAGAGAATATGCACTGCTTGAAATTTTTATGAACAATCCAAGGCGAGTTTACTCGCGAGACGATCTTATAGAAAGAGTATGGGGCCTTGACTATGATGGAGATACAAAAACAGTTGATGTACATATTTGTTGGTTGAGGCAAAAACTAGAAGAAGATCCCGCAAGACCAAAAGTTTTACAAACAGTTAGAGGTTTTGGATATAGATTAGGTGGATAA
- the pheA gene encoding prephenate dehydratase, whose product MIGYLGPEGSFTHQALIQYLSKFEIKDSICSFQTIAQVIESVNSGKIKSGIAPVENSIEGSVGETLDQLLRSSQKVTINAEIIIPIEHCLITKNKTLNEIKKVIAHTQALSQCQNYLKRFLPEAEVEPTTSNSLAVKIVSESLNGLAAIGPAMAAEIYKVPVFEKGINDEKENFTRFVLIGTETIKSSSKDKTTIAFGVPYDKPGTLVNVLQSFAKEKINLSRIESRPSRKALGEYIFFIDLEAHREDISLKKALSEVAPDFSFYKWLGSYPRWH is encoded by the coding sequence ATGATTGGTTACCTTGGTCCTGAAGGTTCATTTACTCATCAAGCATTAATTCAGTACTTATCTAAATTTGAAATTAAAGATAGTATTTGTTCTTTTCAAACAATAGCTCAAGTAATTGAATCAGTTAACAGTGGAAAAATAAAAAGTGGAATTGCTCCTGTTGAAAATTCAATAGAAGGATCTGTAGGTGAAACACTTGACCAGTTACTTAGGTCCTCTCAAAAAGTAACAATAAATGCAGAGATAATAATTCCAATAGAGCATTGTTTAATTACAAAAAATAAAACATTAAATGAAATTAAAAAAGTTATTGCACACACTCAAGCCCTAAGTCAGTGTCAAAACTATTTAAAAAGATTTTTGCCAGAAGCAGAAGTTGAACCTACTACAAGCAACTCACTTGCTGTAAAGATTGTTAGTGAATCACTAAATGGTCTAGCTGCAATTGGTCCTGCCATGGCAGCTGAAATTTATAAAGTACCAGTATTTGAAAAAGGAATTAATGATGAAAAAGAAAATTTTACGAGATTCGTTTTAATTGGTACTGAAACAATAAAATCAAGCAGCAAAGACAAAACAACAATTGCATTTGGGGTACCTTATGATAAGCCAGGTACTTTAGTTAATGTACTTCAATCATTTGCAAAAGAAAAAATAAACCTCTCAAGAATTGAATCAAGGCCTTCAAGAAAAGCACTTGGTGAATACATCTTCTTTATTGATCTTGAAGCACACAGAGAAGACATCTCGTTAAAAAAAGCACTTAGTGAAGTAGCACCTGATTTTAGTTTCTATAAATGGCTGGGGAGTTATCCAAGATGGCATTGA
- a CDS encoding MCE family protein — MSKQEDLTKVTIITIVALCILIFSLFWLKGYKLYSEQKIKVYFEDVSGLEEGAIVRWNGLRVGVVESIKPILKNSNKTSRKIKSELISLGENELKEAKELELKISTGKNNLKDKIEQLKNKAQTHIQQGLAEDQQKEKEIRNHVEVTLVITKKNVPFGPLSSVSIVPSGLVGEQFVEISSVINKKSSQVDFKPIFLTQEPIRFERFLKANIESSEAFKEAITKINKLIKEEDVELLASTIKDVREVVVNVNKLIDNASVLLTTTSTKLEQLATSSNLLSTSIVQVGENINKIIGDEAVRQDIKTTASSLNIITDQVAKLLNEQGLAKDILEISETANATSLELSNFIKDLRQTHEELELPKAITNLNSLSEKLDKLTEELNKIVADKEFQEDIKVTAQKARETSENLQKMSKKFNKRFLLFRLLF; from the coding sequence ATGTCTAAGCAAGAAGATCTAACAAAAGTAACAATAATAACAATAGTAGCTTTGTGTATTCTCATCTTTAGCTTGTTTTGGCTAAAAGGGTATAAGCTTTACAGCGAGCAAAAAATTAAAGTTTACTTTGAAGATGTTAGTGGTCTTGAAGAAGGTGCAATTGTTAGGTGGAATGGTCTTAGAGTTGGTGTTGTAGAAAGTATCAAACCTATATTAAAAAACTCTAATAAAACCTCTCGTAAAATTAAAAGTGAGCTTATTAGTTTAGGTGAAAATGAATTAAAAGAAGCTAAAGAGCTAGAATTAAAAATTTCCACTGGCAAAAATAATTTAAAAGATAAAATTGAACAACTAAAAAACAAAGCTCAAACCCATATCCAACAAGGACTTGCTGAGGACCAACAGAAAGAAAAAGAAATTAGAAACCATGTAGAAGTAACACTTGTGATTACAAAAAAGAATGTACCATTTGGTCCGCTTTCTTCAGTGAGTATTGTTCCTTCAGGACTTGTTGGGGAACAATTTGTAGAAATCTCATCTGTTATAAATAAAAAATCTTCACAAGTAGACTTTAAGCCAATTTTTTTAACTCAAGAACCTATTCGCTTTGAACGCTTTTTAAAAGCAAACATTGAATCTTCAGAAGCCTTTAAAGAAGCTATAACAAAAATCAACAAGTTAATAAAAGAAGAAGATGTAGAACTACTTGCTTCAACAATTAAAGATGTTAGAGAAGTTGTTGTTAATGTAAATAAATTAATTGATAATGCAAGTGTACTTTTAACTACTACAAGTACAAAACTAGAGCAACTAGCTACGAGTTCAAACTTACTTTCAACCAGCATAGTACAAGTAGGTGAAAATATAAATAAAATAATTGGAGATGAGGCTGTACGTCAAGATATAAAAACTACAGCAAGTTCTTTAAATATAATTACTGATCAAGTTGCAAAATTACTTAATGAGCAAGGACTTGCAAAAGATATTTTAGAAATTAGTGAAACTGCTAACGCAACCTCTTTAGAATTATCAAACTTTATAAAAGACTTACGACAAACTCATGAAGAATTAGAACTTCCAAAAGCAATTACAAATTTAAATTCCTTATCTGAAAAACTTGACAAGCTTACTGAAGAATTAAATAAAATAGTTGCAGATAAAGAATTTCAGGAAGATATTAAAGTTACAGCTCAAAAAGCAAGAGAGACAAGTGAAAACTTACAAAAGATGTCAAAAAAATTTAATAAGAGGTTTTTATTGTTTAGACTTTTGTTTTAA
- a CDS encoding sigma-70 family RNA polymerase sigma factor, which translates to MNYVKTKIRKNINKNTNSHFYDNPYLDIDLTCEGEKKEREATVQEDKDSIKFYLKKLSSIQLLTHKEEIELATKVKQGDIEAKKELARRNLRLVVSIAKRYINQGLSFLDLVQEGNLGLMKTVEKFDVDRGYKFSTYATWWIKQSITRALSDKSRIIRIPVHVVETINKLKKSIRDLSQALGREPKQNELAKLLDTDAKDIQNITNSMQALISTDAPIGKNNDEADLQELLEDKLYIEPEDALINEDLKGNIEDSLLLLNPKEKKVVELRFGLNDGFKKTLKEVSQKMGVSYPCARQLLASALKKLRNPEVSNKLKEYLYN; encoded by the coding sequence ATGAATTACGTAAAAACAAAAATAAGAAAAAATATAAACAAAAATACAAATAGTCATTTTTATGACAATCCTTATCTTGATATTGATTTAACTTGCGAAGGAGAAAAAAAAGAAAGAGAAGCAACAGTTCAAGAAGATAAAGACTCCATAAAATTTTACTTAAAGAAGCTAAGTTCCATTCAACTTTTAACTCACAAGGAAGAAATAGAGCTTGCCACGAAAGTAAAACAAGGTGACATTGAGGCAAAGAAAGAACTAGCAAGAAGAAATTTAAGACTTGTGGTTTCAATAGCAAAAAGGTACATTAATCAAGGTTTATCATTTTTAGATTTAGTACAAGAAGGAAACCTTGGTTTAATGAAGACTGTAGAAAAGTTTGATGTAGACCGTGGTTATAAGTTTTCTACTTATGCTACGTGGTGGATTAAACAATCCATTACACGTGCTTTATCTGACAAATCAAGAATAATAAGAATACCTGTTCATGTTGTAGAAACAATAAACAAACTTAAAAAATCAATCAGGGATCTAAGTCAAGCACTTGGCAGAGAACCAAAACAAAATGAGCTTGCAAAATTGCTTGATACTGATGCTAAAGATATTCAAAACATTACTAATTCAATGCAAGCTCTTATATCAACAGATGCTCCAATTGGTAAAAATAATGATGAAGCTGACTTACAGGAGCTTCTTGAAGATAAACTATATATTGAACCAGAAGATGCTTTAATAAATGAAGATTTAAAAGGAAATATTGAAGATTCACTACTCTTGCTTAATCCAAAAGAAAAAAAAGTAGTAGAATTGCGTTTTGGTTTAAATGATGGTTTTAAAAAGACATTAAAAGAAGTAAGCCAAAAGATGGGAGTAAGCTACCCGTGTGCAAGACAGCTTTTAGCAAGCGCATTAAAAAAATTAAGAAATCCTGAAGTAAGTAATAAGTTAAAAGAGTATTTGTATAATTAA
- a CDS encoding YjbQ family protein — protein sequence MPTNTIHTKTIQIKTKGFTDIVDLSDEIENFLQETKIKEGTLVVFVPGSTAAITTVEYEPRLKKDISGFLEKILPYKKNYEHHKTWGDNNGSAHIRAALVGPSQAIPIINGKLTCGTWQQVVLIDFDTGARARKVILQII from the coding sequence ATGCCTACAAATACAATTCATACCAAGACCATCCAAATAAAAACCAAAGGCTTTACAGATATTGTTGACTTATCAGATGAAATAGAAAATTTTCTACAAGAAACAAAAATTAAAGAAGGTACATTGGTTGTATTTGTACCTGGTTCGACTGCAGCAATTACAACAGTTGAATATGAGCCAAGACTCAAAAAAGATATTTCAGGGTTTTTAGAAAAAATTCTTCCTTATAAAAAAAATTATGAACACCATAAAACTTGGGGTGATAATAATGGATCAGCTCATATAAGAGCTGCACTTGTTGGCCCATCACAAGCTATTCCAATAATTAACGGGAAACTTACATGTGGTACATGGCAACAAGTAGTATTAATTGATTTTGATACAGGTGCAAGGGCTAGAAAAGTAATTTTACAAATTATATGA
- the mqnE gene encoding aminofutalosine synthase MqnE: MFSQIKQKILNKERITFEEGIALYKSNDILKIGELGKLAREIKLGKEKSKWIYWNKNLHLNPTNVCIGHCNFCAFARLPNEEGAYTYSIEEALQHVERGVKESATEVHIVGGLNPKASLPYYIELLKVIKKYYPRLHIKAFTAIEIDFFSKLKKLSNLETLKLLIEAGLDSMPGGGAEIFSKVVRDETCPDKLPAEKWLEIHGIAHSLGLKSNATMLCGIGEKVKDRVDHLLRLREQQDKSKGFQAFIPLSCHYEDTEIKNKVRSLTAFDELKNIAISRIMLDNFDHIKAYWIQLGIGLAQVALNFGADDLDGTVQEESVTYAAGASKRGLKKDFIQKLIEDAGYIPVERDTVYNVLAV; the protein is encoded by the coding sequence ATGTTCTCTCAAATCAAACAAAAGATCCTAAACAAAGAAAGAATAACTTTTGAAGAAGGAATTGCACTTTATAAATCAAATGACATTTTAAAAATTGGTGAACTTGGTAAATTAGCTCGTGAAATTAAATTAGGAAAAGAAAAATCAAAATGGATTTACTGGAATAAAAACTTACACTTAAATCCTACTAATGTTTGTATTGGCCACTGTAATTTTTGTGCATTTGCAAGGCTGCCAAATGAAGAAGGAGCATATACTTACTCAATAGAAGAAGCACTTCAACATGTTGAAAGAGGTGTCAAAGAAAGTGCTACTGAAGTTCATATTGTAGGTGGTTTAAATCCTAAAGCTTCTTTGCCTTACTATATTGAGCTGTTAAAAGTAATTAAAAAATATTATCCAAGACTTCACATAAAAGCTTTTACTGCAATTGAAATTGATTTTTTTAGCAAGCTTAAAAAACTTAGTAACCTTGAAACCTTGAAACTTCTCATTGAAGCTGGTCTGGATAGTATGCCTGGCGGTGGTGCAGAAATATTTTCAAAGGTAGTAAGAGATGAGACTTGTCCAGATAAGCTGCCTGCAGAAAAATGGCTTGAGATACATGGTATTGCCCATAGTCTTGGTTTAAAGTCAAATGCAACAATGCTTTGTGGGATTGGAGAAAAAGTAAAAGATAGAGTTGATCACTTGCTAAGACTTAGAGAGCAACAAGATAAATCAAAAGGCTTTCAAGCATTTATTCCACTTAGCTGTCATTATGAGGATACTGAAATAAAAAATAAGGTGCGGTCACTAACTGCTTTTGATGAGTTAAAAAATATTGCTATTTCAAGAATTATGCTTGATAACTTTGATCATATAAAAGCTTACTGGATTCAGCTTGGTATAGGTCTTGCACAAGTTGCACTTAATTTTGGAGCAGATGATTTAGATGGCACGGTTCAAGAAGAAAGTGTTACTTATGCTGCTGGTGCTAGTAAAAGAGGACTTAAAAAGGATTTTATACAAAAACTAATTGAAGATGCTGGTTATATACCTGTTGAAAGAGACACTGTCTATAACGTTTTAGCGGTATAA
- the queA gene encoding tRNA preQ1(34) S-adenosylmethionine ribosyltransferase-isomerase QueA — translation MVEDLYNLETYNYSLPKDLIAQYPLEKRDESRLLCYRKVETLCTTSLLSHCKFYELPDLLTENDVLVLNNTKVIPARFYCKTKKDKEIEILLVSPISPDNLTWKILASPKKHLIGVETLRATSLQTINVIDTETIRFQSHQDLETILNNIGETPLPPYIKRKPEKIDIDRYQTVFAKEPGAVAAPTAALHFTPELLDKIKKIGVEIFYITLHVGPGTFLPIRSNDIREHKLMPEFFYIESEVWDKILKAKKNKKRIIACGTTTVRALEYAATIKKPGGLNGLYITPNFKFQIIDALITNFHLPKTTLLVLVSTFIGWENVRKIYTEAIKEQYRFYSYGDGMIVY, via the coding sequence ATGGTTGAAGACTTATATAATCTTGAAACATACAATTATTCTCTGCCAAAAGATTTAATTGCACAATATCCATTAGAAAAACGTGATGAATCTAGATTACTTTGTTACAGGAAAGTAGAGACGTTGTGCACAACGTCTCTACTTTCACATTGTAAGTTTTATGAACTACCTGACTTACTTACTGAAAATGATGTTTTAGTTTTAAACAACACAAAAGTAATTCCAGCAAGATTTTATTGTAAAACAAAAAAAGATAAAGAAATCGAAATCTTGCTTGTAAGCCCTATTAGTCCTGATAATTTAACATGGAAGATTTTAGCAAGTCCGAAGAAACATTTAATTGGTGTAGAGACGTTGCGTGCAACGTCTCTACAGACAATCAACGTTATCGATACCGAAACAATAAGATTTCAATCTCACCAAGATCTAGAAACCATCTTAAACAATATAGGCGAAACACCTCTACCTCCTTACATAAAAAGAAAACCTGAAAAGATAGATATTGATCGTTATCAGACTGTTTTTGCAAAAGAACCTGGCGCTGTTGCAGCACCAACAGCGGCTTTGCATTTTACTCCTGAGTTATTAGATAAAATTAAAAAAATTGGGGTTGAAATATTTTATATAACTTTGCATGTTGGTCCTGGAACATTTTTGCCAATTCGATCTAATGACATTAGAGAACATAAATTAATGCCTGAGTTTTTTTATATTGAAAGTGAGGTCTGGGACAAAATTCTTAAAGCTAAAAAAAACAAAAAAAGAATAATTGCTTGTGGAACTACTACTGTAAGAGCGTTGGAATATGCTGCAACAATTAAAAAACCTGGTGGTTTAAACGGTTTGTATATTACCCCGAACTTTAAATTTCAAATCATAGATGCATTAATTACAAACTTTCATCTGCCAAAAACAACACTTTTAGTTTTAGTTAGTACATTTATTGGGTGGGAGAATGTTAGAAAAATTTATACTGAAGCTATTAAAGAGCAATATAGGTTTTATAGCTATGGGGATGGGATGATTGTATATTAG
- a CDS encoding glycosyltransferase family 2 protein, giving the protein MKSQIGLSVLVCTRNRARQLATLIQCLGTQTNIEKLNWEIVIVDNNSNDNTKEVAYAFCEGSNLKVNYLFEPKIGLSNARNSGILASKGSLILFVDDDVLIPKEFISSVLFGVQEFPEFDIFGFRILPDWQENLKPPFWLIFKKPLNLPINLIQSFLPIHDLGKEILQYPNRITKNPIGACFLVKKGVFEKLGPFRDDLGAGQSGVCEDTEFFWYAMINNFKILYWPYAALYHPVDPKRLTITYLHKWYFNLGRSLYLIKSKGRINKEFPASSSCLLYFKLFILILLLPFSIILLIFKRPFYLSTLLAKTFGEINQLIKSTKSS; this is encoded by the coding sequence ATGAAATCTCAAATTGGATTATCAGTTCTTGTTTGTACGAGAAATAGAGCAAGGCAACTTGCAACATTAATTCAGTGTTTAGGAACTCAAACAAATATTGAAAAACTAAACTGGGAAATTGTCATAGTCGATAATAACTCAAACGATAATACAAAAGAAGTAGCATATGCATTTTGTGAAGGAAGCAATTTAAAAGTTAATTACTTGTTTGAACCTAAGATTGGTTTATCAAATGCAAGAAACTCAGGTATCCTAGCTTCAAAAGGTTCGTTGATTCTTTTTGTTGATGATGATGTATTAATTCCTAAGGAGTTCATTAGTAGTGTTTTGTTTGGAGTACAAGAATTTCCAGAGTTTGATATTTTCGGATTTAGAATTTTACCTGACTGGCAAGAGAATTTAAAACCACCTTTTTGGCTAATTTTTAAGAAACCTCTAAATTTACCAATAAACTTAATTCAAAGCTTTCTTCCAATTCATGATCTTGGGAAAGAAATACTTCAATACCCAAATAGAATTACAAAAAATCCAATTGGGGCTTGCTTCCTAGTAAAAAAGGGAGTCTTTGAAAAACTAGGACCATTTAGAGATGATCTTGGAGCTGGTCAAAGCGGGGTTTGTGAAGATACTGAATTTTTCTGGTATGCAATGATAAATAACTTTAAGATCTTATACTGGCCTTATGCTGCTCTTTATCATCCAGTAGATCCTAAAAGACTAACTATTACTTATTTACACAAGTGGTATTTTAATTTAGGAAGATCGCTGTACTTGATAAAGAGCAAAGGAAGGATAAATAAAGAGTTTCCAGCTTCCAGCTCTTGCCTTTTGTACTTTAAATTATTTATCTTGATCCTACTTTTACCATTCTCAATTATTTTATTGATTTTTAAAAGACCATTTTATTTAAGTACTTTACTTGCAAAAACTTTTGGAGAAATAAACCAATTAATTAAATCTACAAAAAGTTCTTAA